The segment TACCGCTGCGCTTCGGGTGGTGCTGCTTGCGGTGCTTGACCCTGCGAGGGATCAGCATGTCGGTCAGGCCTCCGTTCCGGGGGTCTCCGCCGGAGCAGCGGCAGCGGCCTCGGCCTTGGGGGCCTCGGCAGCGGCGGTCTGCTGCGGCTTGCGGCCACCACGGCCGCCACGCTCGCCACCGCGGCGCGGGCGGTCGTTGCCGCCACCGCGGGCCGGGCGGTTACCCGCACGGGCGGCAGCGTTCTCGGCACGCACCTCGGCGATGTTCTTGACGTCGCCCTTGTAGATCCAGACCTTCACACCGATGCGGCCGAAGGTGGTCTTGGCCTCGAAGAAGCCGTAGTCGACGTTCGCACGGAGCGTGTGCAGGGGCACACGGCCCTCGCGGTAGAACTCCGAGCGGGACATCTCGGCGCCGCCGAGACGGCCACCACACTGGATCTTGATGCCCTTGGCGCCGGCCTTCATCGTCGACTGCATGCTCTTACGCATGGCGCGACGGAAGGAGACGCGGGAGGACAGCTGCTCGGCGACGGCCTGGGCCACGAGCTGAGCATCGGTCTCGGGGTTCTTGACCTCGAGGATGTTCAGCTGGACCTGCTTGCCGGTCAGCTTCTCCAGCTCGCCGCGGATGCGGTCGGCCTCGGCGCCGCGGCGGCCGATGACGATGCCCGGACGAGCGGTGTGGATGTCAACGCGGACGCGCTCACGGGTGCGCTCGATCTCCACCTTGGAGATACCGGCGCGCTCCATGCCCTTCGTCATCATGCGACGAATGGCGACGTCTTCCTTGACGTAGTCCTTGTACAGCTTGTCGGCGTACCACCGGGACTTGAAGTCCGTCGTGACGCCGAGCCGGAACCCGTGCGGGTTTACCTTCTGGCCCATTACCGGGTTCCTTCCTTGCTGCTGACGACCACGGTGATGTGGCTGGTCCGCTTGCGGATCCGGTAGGCACGGCCCTGAGCACGCGGACGGAACCGCTTCAGGGTCGGGCCCTCGTCGACGTAAGCCTCGCTGATGACCAGCGTGGAGGCGTCCGTGTGGTCGTAGTTGTGTGCAGCGTTGGCAATGGCGCTGTCCAGCACCTTGCCAACCGGCACGCTCGCGGCCTGCGGGGCGAAACGCAGGACCGCCTGAGCCTCCGTGGCATCCATGCCACGGATAAGGTCCACCACGCGGCGGGCCTTCATGGGCGTGACGCGGATGTACCGCGCCTGGGCCCTGGCTTCCATGGTTGTCCCTTCGGTGTCAGTCATAGTCTTCGCACTCCGCCGATCAACGACGCCGCGACTTGCGGTCGTCCTTCTCGTGGCCGCGGAAGGTGCGGGTCGGCGCAAACTCGCCGAGCTTGTGGCCGACCATCGACTCGGTGACGAACACCGGGACGTGCTTGCGGCCGTCGTGCACCGCGATCGTGTGGCCGAGCATGGCCGGGACGATCATGGAGCGGCGGGACCAGGTCTTGATGACGTTCTTGGTGCCGGCATCGTTCTGAACATCCACCTTCTTGGAAAGGTGGTCGTCGACGAAGGGCCCCTTCTTGAGACTGCGCGGCATCTAAACCCGCTCCTAGCGCTTCTTGTTCGTCTTGCGGCGGCGGACGATGTACTTGTTGCTGGCCTTCTTCGGCGAGCGAGTACGACCCTCCTTCTGACCCCACGGCGAGACCGGGTGGCGACCACCGGAGGTCTTGCCCTCACCACCACCGTGCGGGTGGTCGACGGGGTTCATCACGACACCACGCACCGTCGGGCGGACGCCCTTCCAGCGCATACGGCCGGCCTTGCCCCAGTTGATGTTCGACTGCTCGGCGTTGCCGACCTCGCCCACAGTGGCGCGGCAGCGGACGTCGACCAGGCGGATCTCACCGGACGGCATGCGCAGGTGGGCCATGCGGCCCTCCTTCGCCAGCAGCTGCACGGAGGCACCGGCCGAACGGGCGAACTTCGCACCGCCGCCCGGACGCAGCTCGATCGCGTGGATCGTCGTACCCACGGGGATGTGGCGCAGCGGCAGGTTGTTGCCCGGCTTGATGTCGGCGCCAGGGCCGTTCTCAATCCGAGCACCCTGGACCAGGCCACGGGGCGCGATGATGTAGCGCTTCTCGCCGTCTGCGTAGTGCAGCAGCGCGATGCGCGCGGTGCGGTTCGGGTCGTACTCGATGTGCGCGACCTTGGCCGGCACGCCGTCCTTGTCGTGACGACGGAAGTCGATCACTCGGTAGGCGCGCTTGTGGCCACCGCCCTGGTGGCGAACGGTCACACGACCGGCGTTGTTACGGCCGCCCTTGCTGTGCAGCGGGCGGACCAGCGACTTCTCCGGCGTGGACCGCGTGATCTCGACAAAGTCGGCGACGCTGGAGCCACGACGGCCCGGGGTCGTCGGCTTGTACTTGCGGATACCCATTTCTCAGTCCTCGTCCGATTCCGGACGACTCGGACTCCGTTAGGAGACCGGGCCGCCGAAGATGTCGATACGGTCGCCCTCGGCGAGGGTCACGATGGCGCGCTTGGTGTCTGCGCGCTTGCCGTAACCGGTGCGGGTGCGCTTGCGCTTGCCCTGCCGGTTGATCGTGTTGACCCCGGTGACCTTGACCGAGAAGACCGCCTCGACGGCCTGCTTGATCTGGGTCTTGTTCGAGCCCGGCGCGACGATGAACGTGTACTTGTTCTCGTCCAGCAGGGCGTAGCTCTTCTCCGAGACAACCGGCTTGACGAGAACGTCGCGCGGGTCCGAGAAGGTCTTGCTGGTGACGACGGCCTCACTCATCAGGCGTCGCTCCCTTCGGTCTCAGCGGCCTTGGGGCCAGACACGAAGGACTCGAAGGCGGCCTTGGTGAAGACCACGTCGTCGGAGACGAGCACGTCGTACGTGTTCAGCTGGCCCGGCTCCAGGATGTGAACCTGGGGCAGGTTGCGGGCGGACAGCCACGCGGCCTCGTCGCTGCGCTCGGCGACCAGGAGCACGTTCTTGCGCTCGCTGACCTTGCCGAGGAGAGTCTTGGCGGCCTTGGTGGAGATGTCGCCCTCGACCACGCCGGCAACGACGTGGATACGGCTGTTGCGGGCCCGGTCGGTGAGGGCACCGCGCAGGGCGGCAACCTTCATCTTCTTCGGGGTCCGCTGGCTGTAGTCACGCGGCACGGGGCCGTGAACGATGCCACCGCCGGCGAACTGCGGCGCACGGGTCGAACCCTGGCGCGCGCGGCCGGTGCCCTTCTGGCGGTACGGCTTCTTGCCACCGCCGCGGACCTCGCCGCGAGTCTTGGTCTTGTGCGTGCCCTGACGGGCAGCGGCCAGCTGCGCGACAACGACCTGGTGGATCAGCGGAACGCTGACCTTGGCGTCGAAGATCTCCGTGGGGAGCTCGACGCTACCGGCCTTGTCGCCTGCCGGCGAAAGGATGTCAATGGTGCTCATCGGTTACCTCAGGCCCCCTTGGCCGCGGTACGGACCAGGACGAGGCCGCCGTTCGGACCAGGAACTGCGCCCTTGATGAGCAGCAGGCCCTTCTCCGCGTCAACGGCATGGACGGTCAGGTTCTGGGTGGTGACCCGCTCATTGCCCATACGGCCGGCCATCCGCATGCCCTTGAACACGCGGCCCGGGGTGGCGCAGCCACCGATGGAGCCAGGCTTACGGTGCACGCGGTGGGCACCGTGGGAGGCCTTGCCGCCATGGAAGCCGTGACGCTTCATGACACCGGCGAAGCCCTTGCCCTTGCTCTTGCCGGTCACGTCCACCTTGACGCCGGACTCGAAGGTCTCAGCGGTCAGCTCCTGGCCGAGGGTGTACTCGCCGGCGTCGGCGGTACGGACCTCGACGAGGTGACGACGGGGGGTGACGTCGGCCTTCGCGAAGTGGCCCTTGAGGGGCTTGTTCACCTTGCGCGGGTCGATCTCGCCGAAGGCGATCTGGACGGAGTCGTAGCCGTCCTGGTCATTGGTGCGCACCTGGGTAACGACACAGGGGCCGGCCTTGACCACAGTGACCGGGACGACACGGTTGTTCTCGTCCCAGACCTGGGTCATGCCGAGCTTCTCGCCCAGGATGCCCTTGATCTGCTTAGCCATCTCTTCCGCGCCTCTCAGAGCTTGATCTCGATGTCAACGCCGGCCGGAAGGTCCAGGCGCATCAGCGAGTCAACGGTCTTGGGCGTCGGGTCGAGGATGTCGATCAGGCGCTTGTGCGTGCGCATCTCGAAGTGCTCGCGCGCGTCCTTGTACTTGTGCGGCGACTTGATGACGCAGTACACGTTCTTTTCAGTGGGCAGCGGCACCGGGCCCGCGACCGACGCACCAGTACGGGTCACCGTCTCGACGATCTTCTTCGCCGAAGAGTCGATGACCTCGTGGTCGTAGGCCTTGAGCCGGATGCGGATCTTCTGTCCCGCCATGGCTACTCAGTAGTCCTGTCTCTCGAAACGCTCTGGGACCCGATGCGCTGTGCTCCCTGGGAAACACTGTTCTTCTCCGACCCACGCGGTCGGGCGTGTCGCACCCCTTCCCGTAAATCTCCATAAAGGAGATCCTTCAGAAGGAGTCGGCAGGGGAAGAACACCCACCGGGCGCCTGGTCGAGGCACCCCGCTGACGCTTCCCGGAAGATTCCCGTATTTCCGACCCTGAAAAGGGGCGACGAATACCTGGGACTCGCTTCCGGTCCTCCCGGCGGGAGGCGCGCAGCATCGGCACTCAACCGAGCAACCTGGACAGTGTGCCACACCTGGGACGCGTAAGGCTAATCGGGGCCCAACTGTCAAGGAGCCCCGCCCACCTGACGGCGGACAGGGCTCCTCGTCGTGCTTTTCCGGGGCAAGCGCCCCGGACCCCCGGCCCGAAGGCCGGGAGCTACCGGATCAACCGGATCAGCGAAATTACTTCGTGATCTTGGTGACCTGGCCGGCGCCGACGGTCCGGCCACCCTCACGGATGGCGAACTTCAGGCCCTCTTCCATCGCGACGGGCTGGATGAGCTCAACGGTCATCTCAGTGTTGTCGCCCGGCATGACCATCTCGGTGCCCTCGGGGAGGGTCACCACGCCGGTCACGTCCGTGGTACGGAAGTAGAACTGCGGGCGGTAGTTGTTGAAGAACGGGGTGTGACGGCCGCCCTCGTCCTTCGACAGGATGTACGCCTGGGCCTCGAACGAGGTGTGCGGCGTGACCGAGCCCGGCTTGATGATGACCTGGCCGCGCTCGACGTCCTCGCGCTTGATGCCACGGAGGAGCAGACCGACGTTCTCACCGGCCTGGCCCTCGTCGAGGAGCTTCCGGAACATCTCGATGCCGGTGACCGTGGTGGTGGTCTTCTCGGTCTTGATGCCGATGATGTCGACGGTCTCGTTGACCTTGAGGACACCACGCTCGATACGACCGGTGACAACGGTGCCACGGCCGGTGATCGTGAAGACGTCCTCGATCGGCATCAGGAACGGCTTGTCGACGTCGCGCTCGGGCTGCGGGATCGACTCGTCGACGGCGGCCATGAGCTTGAGGACGGAGTCGCCCCACTCCTTGTCGCCCTCGAGCGCCTTGAGCGCCGAGACCTTGACGACCGGAACGTCGTCGCCGGGGAACTCGTACTCGGAGAGGAGCTCACGGACCTCGAGCTCGACGAGCTCCAGGATCTCCTCGTCGTCCACCATGTCGGCCTTGTTCAGGGCGACAACGATGTACGGAACGCCGACCTGGCGGGCCAGGAGCACGTGCTCCTTGGTCTGCGGCATCGGGCCGTCGGTGGCGGCAACCACGAGGATGGCGCCGTCCATCTGCGCCGCACCCGTGATCATGTTCTTGATGTAGTCCGCGTGACCGGGGCAGTCGACGTGGGCGTAGTGACGGTTCTCCGTCTGGTACTCGACGTGCGCGATCGAGATCGTGATACCGCGCTGGCGCTCCTCAGGAGCCTTGTCGATCTGGTCGAAGGCCGAGGCCTCGTTCAGGTCCGGGTACGCGTCGTGCAGCACCTTGGTAATGGCGGCCGTGAGGGTCGTCTTACCGTGGTCAATGTGACCGATGGTGCCGATGTTGACGTGCGGCTTAGTCCGCTCGAACTTCGCCTTCGCCACTGGTTCCTCCTGAAGTGGTTCTGTACGCCTTACTCATCGGCGCCAGGTGATCTTTGCTGGGATGCCGGCTGACGGGGCAATCCTCGCGGATTGCGGGGATTACCCCATCAGACGGTGTCAAGCCTAAAGCGTGTTCCGGCTCTCGGGAGACGGACCTATTCGCCCTTGGCCTTCGCGATGATCTCCTCGGCGACGTTCCGGGGAACCTCGGCGTAGGAGTCGAACTGCATCGAGTAGCTTGCGCGACCCGACGTCTTGCTGCGGAGGTCTCCGACGTAGCCGAACATCTCCGACAGGGGGACCAGGCCCGTGACGAGCTTGGCGCCGCTGCGCTCTTCCATGGACTGGATCTGACCGCGGCGGGAGTTGATGTCGCCGATCACGTCGCCCATGTAGTCCTCGGGCGTGGTGACCTCGACCTTCATCATCGGCTCGAGCAGGGCCGGGGAGGCCTTGCGCGCGGCCTCCTTGAAGGCCATCGAACCGGCGATCTTGAAGGCCATTTCCGACGAGTCGACCTCGTGGAACGCACCGTCGAGCAGGGTGACCTTGACGCCCGTCAGCGGGTAGCCGGCGAGAACACCGAACTCCATGGCCTCCTGGCAGCCCGCGTCCACGGACGGGATGTACTCCCGCGGGATACGGCCACCGGTGACCTTGTTCTCGAACTCGTACCCGTCGCCCTCGAGCGGCGCGATCGCGATCTGCACCTTGGCGAACTGACCGGAACCACCGGTCTGCTTCTTGTGCGTGTAGTCGAGACGCTCGACGGCCTTGCGCAGGGTCTCGCGGTAGGCGACCTGCGGCTTGCCGACGTTGGCCTCGACCCGGAACTCACGCTTCATACGGTCGACCAGCACGTCGAGGTGCAGCTCGCCCATACCCGCGATGATGGTCTGGCCGGTCTCCTCGTCGGTGTGCACCTGGAACGAGGGGTCCTCTTCGGCGAGGCGCTGGATGGCGACACCCAGCTTCTCCTGGTCGCCCTTGGACTTGGGCTCAATGGCGACCTGGATGACCGGGGCCGGGAACTCCATCGACTCAAGGATGACCGGGTTGCCCGCGTCGCAGAGGGTCTCACCGGTGGTGGTCTGCTTCAGACCCATGACGGCGACGATGTCACCGGCACCCACCGACTCGATCTCCTCACGCTTGTTCGCGTGCATCCGGTAGATCTTGCCGATGCGCTCCTTCTTGCCCTTCACCGAGTTCTGCACCTGCGAGCCGGCCTCGAGGCGGCCCGAGTAGATGCGGATGAAGGTGAGCTTGCCCAGGTGGGGGTCGCTCGCAATCTTGAACGCCAGAGCGGCCAGCGGCTCGCTCTCGGACGGCTGGCGCTTGACGACCTCTTCCGGGTCCTTGACGGAGTGGCCTTCGATGGCCTCGACGTCGAGGGGGGAGGGGAGGTAGCGCACGACCGCGTCGAGCAGGGGCTGGACGCCCTTGTTCTTGAACGCGGTACCGCAGAACACCGGGGTGACGGTGGTGTTCTCGGCCTTGCCCGAAGCGATGGTGATCCGGCGGATCGCGGCGTAGAGCTGCTCCACGGTGGGCTCCTGGCCCTCCAGGTACAGCTCCATGACCTCTTCATCGTTCTCGGCAACGGCCTCGAGCAGCTTGCCGCGCCACTCGTCGGCAGCCTCGATGTGAGTGTCCGGGATGTCGACGGTGTCGTACATCTCGCCCTTGGCGGCCTCGGCCGACCAGACCAGGGCCTTCATGGTGACGAGGTCGACGACGCCCTTGAAGTCCGCCTCGGTGCCGATCGGCAGCTGCATCACGATCGGGGTCGCGCCCAGGCGGTCCACGATCATGTCGACGCAGCGGTGGAACTCGGCACCCGTACGGTCGAGCTTGTTGACGAAGCAGATACGCGGCACGCCGTAGCGGTCCGCCTGACGCCAGACGGTCTCGGACTGCGGCTCAACACCGGCAACGCCGTCGAACACCGTCACCGCGCCGTCCAGGACGCGCAGCGAGCGCTCCACCTCGACCGTGAAGTCGACGTGGCCCGGGGTGTCGATGATGTTGATGGTGTTGTCGACGTCTTCCAGCGGCCAGTGGCAGGTCGTCGCGGCAGACGTGATCGTGATGCCGCGCTCCTGCTCCTGCTCCATCCAGTCCATCGTGGCAGCGCCGTCGTGGACCTCACCGATCTTGTACGAAACACCGGTGTAGAACAGGATCCGCTCGGTGGTGGTCGTCTTGCCCGCGTCGATGTGGGCCATGATCCCGATATTGCGGACCTTGGCCAGGTCAAGCGAAGTGGTGGCCATAGTGGCTCAATCTTCTCTCGGTCTCGATGTGGGTTGCGACTACCAGCGGTAGTGCGCGAAGGCCTTGTTGGACTCGGCCATCTTGTGCGTGTCCTCACGCTTCTTGACCGAAGCGCCGAGGCCGTTGGAGGCGTCGAGCAGTTCGTTCATGAGGCGCTCGGTCATGGTCTTCTCGCGGCGGGCGCGGGAGTAGCCCACGAGCCAGCGGAGCGAGAGGGTGCCGGCGCGGCCGGGCTTGACCTCGACCGGGACCTGGTAGGTCGCGCCACCGACACGGCGGGACTTGACCTCAAGAGTCGGCTTGATGTTCTCGAGCGCGCGCTTGAGCGTGATGACCGGGTCGTTACCGGTCTTCTCGCGCAGACCCTCCATGGCGCCGTAAACGATGCGCTCGGCGGTGGAGCGCTTTCCGTTCAGCAGCACCTTGTTGATGAGGGAGGTCACCAGAGGAGAACCGTAGACCGGGTCGATGATGACCGGGCGCTTCGGGGCGGGGCCCTTACGAGGCATTCTTACTTCTCCTTCTTGGCGCCGTAGCGGCTGCGAGCCTGCTTGCGGTTCTTGACGCCCTGCGTGTCGAGGGAGCCGCGGATGATCTTGTACCGAACACCCGGCAGGTCCTTCACACGGCCACCGCGCACGAGCACGATCGAGTGCTCCTGCAGGTTGTGGCCCTCACCCGGAATGTAAGCGGTGACCTCGATCCCGCTGGTCAGACGCACACGCGCGACCTTACGCAGGGCCGAGTTCGGCTTCTTCGGGGTGGTCGTGAAAACACGCGTGCAGACGCCACGGCGCTGGGGAGAACCCTCGAGCGCGGGCGTCTTGTTCTTCTCGACCTTGTCCTGCCGGCCCTTCCGGACCAGCTGCTGGATCGTAGGCACCGTTTCTCCGGTTTCTGTGTGCCAGTCTCGGTAAAGCTAACCTGGAACATTCCCCGACCCACGCGGTCGGGTGTGTCGAATACTGCACTCCGGTCCCTCGCTGGAACGAGGGAGGCGGCAGATTGCGGTGTCAAAACCTGGCTTCCGCGCTGGTGGCACTCCGGGCGAAGTCCTTCCGCGGCCTTACGGCCCGGCAGGTACTCCAGTGGGAGAGTGCACGCACGGCAGCCCAGGGACACCCCAGGCACAAGGTCAGAGCGTACCTACCGCATGGGCTGCGGTCAAAACAAATGCACACGCGAAGGACACGCCGGACTCCTCACGGCGTTGCGGTCACCGTAGTGGGATCCACCGCCGTACGGAAGAAGGCACCACGCCCCGCGCCGGCCCTCCCCCGGCGGCCCCGGGAACCGCCGCCCGACCGCGGACGGCTCTACCGGACGGCCCCTACAGGTTGGCCGCGGCGGAGAGGATGAAGACCAGGAGGAACAGCGCCCAGCCGCCGATCGCCAGCCAGCCCACGATCAGCCCCGTCAGCGCCTGGCCGTCACCGCGCTCACCCGACCGCCGGATCTCGGCCCGCGCCTTGTGCCCCAGGATCACCGCCGGAATCGCCGTCAGCCCCCATGTCACCGGCGTCATGAGGCCGCAGACCAGCGCGCCCGTCGCCGAGCTGTTCGTCGTCACCGGCACCGGCATCTGCATCGGCATGAACGTCGCCGGCACCATCGGCCGCTGCGGCACGAACTGCGCCTGCGGCACCGGCCCCTGCGGCAGATCGGCTACCAGCATCTGTAGCTCGGCGTGCGTCTGCGCCTTGTAGGCCCGTGTGATCCGCTGCTCGTACTCCGGCTGCTGAAGCCGCCCCTCGGCGAATCCCGCCTTGAGCACATCGACCGTCCGTTCACGGTCGGCGTGCGAGGCACGCATGGCAGGCACCTGATTCGACGGCTGAGCCGGCTGACCACCCTGCCACGGCTGGAATGCCACTTCGCGAACCTCCCCCCGCTCGACAGTTCCCTCATCTTCTCATCACAGACGCAGCAATGGGAGGACAAGTTCCCCTGCGCGGCAACGGACCTGAGGAAACGCCCGGTACAGGGGCCGCGGCAACGCCGCAGGGCGGCCACCCCGTAAGGGATGACCGCCCTGTCGCTGTCGTACGGACCAGGATTACTGGTTGTACGGACCGTAGTCGTAGTCCTCCAGCGGGACCGCCTGGCCGGAGCCGGTGCCGAAGGGCGAGTAGTCGATGTCGTCGTAACCGACGGCCGAGTACATCGCGGCCTTGGCCTCTTCGGTGGGCTCGACCCGGATGTTGCGGTAGCGGGACAGGCCCGTACCGGCCGGGATGAGCTTACCGATGATGACGTTCTCCTTGAGGCCGATGAGCGAGTCGGACTTGGCGTTGATCGCCGCGTCCGTCAGCACTCGGGTCGTCTCCTGGAAGGAGGCGGCCGACAGCCAGGATTCCGTCGCCAGCGAAGCCTTGGTGATACCCATCAGCTGCGGACGGCCGGAGGCCGGGTGGCCGCCTTCCGCCACGACCCGACGGTTCTCGCCCTCGAACTTCGTGCGCTCCACCAGCTCGCCCGGCAGCAGCTCCGCGTCGCCGGACTCGATGATCGTCACACGGCGCAGCATCTGCCGGATGATGATCTCGATGTGCTTGTCGTGGATCGCCACGCCCTGGCTGTTGTAGACCTTCTGGACCTCGCCGACCAGGTGGACCTGGACGGCACGCTGGCCGAGGATCCGCAGCACGTCGTGCGGGTTGACGGCACCCACGGTCATCGGCTGGCCGACCGTGACGTGGTCACCCTCGCCGACCAGGAGACGGGCACGCTTGGAGACGCCGTAGGCCATCTCGTCGCTGCCGTCATCCGGGGTGACGACGACCTTCTTGGTCTTCTCGGTCTCCTCGATCCGGACGCGGCCGGCCGCCTCCGAGATCGGGGCGACGCCCTTGGGCGTACGGGCCTCGAAGAGCTCGACGACACGCGGCAGACCCAGGGTGATGTCGTCACCGGCCACACCACCGGTGTGGAAGGTACGCATCGTCAGCTGGGTGCCGGGCTCACCGATGGACTGGGCGGCGATGATGCCGACCGCCTCACCGATGTCGACCAGCTTGCCGGTGGCCAGCGAACGGCCGTAGCAGAAGGCACAGGTGCCGACCGCGGACTCACAGGTCAGGACCGAGCGGGTCTTGACCTCCTCGACGCCCGCGTTGACCAGCGCGTCGATGAGCACGTCACCGAGGTCGACGTTCGCCGGGGCGACGACCTTGCCGTCGACGACGACGTCCTCGGCGAGCATGCGGGCGTAGACGCTGGACTCGACGTCGTCCGCCTTGCGCAGGACACCCGCGGCGTCCTTCGAGGCGATCCGCAGCTTGAGGCCGCGCTCGGTGCCGCAGTCCTCCTCGCGAATGATGACGTCCTGGGAGACGTCGACCAGACGACGGGTGAGGTAACCGGAGTCGGCGGTACGAAGGGCGGTGTCCGCCAGACCCTTACGGGCACCGTGGGTGGAGATGAAGTACTCCAGCACGGACAGACCCTCGCGGAACGACGCCTTGATCGGACGCGGGATGGTCTCGTTCTTCGCGTTCGACACCAGACCACGCATACCGGCGATCTGCCGCATCTGCATCATGTTTCCTCGGGCACCCGAGTCAACCATCATGAAGATGGGGTTCGTCTTGGGGAAGTTCTCATTCATCGCCTCGGAGACCTCATTGGTCGCCTTGGTCCAGATGTTGATGAGTTCCTGCGTGCGCTCGTCCTTGGTGATCAGACCGCGCTCGTACTGCTTCTGGACCTTCTCGTCCTGGGCCTCGTAGCCCGCGACGATGGCCTTCTTGGCCTCCGGCACGACGATGTCCGAGACGGCGACGGTGACGCCGGAACGGGTCGCCCAGTGGAAGCCGGCCGCCTTCAGGTTGTCGAGCGTCGCCGCCACGATGACCTTGGGGTAGCGCTCGGCCAGATCGTTGACGATCGCGGAGAGCTGCTTCTTGCCCACCGAGTAGTCGACGAACGGGTAGTCCTCGGGCAGCAGCTCGTTGAAGAGCGCACGGCCCAGGGTCGTCCGCAGCCGGAAGCTGTCACCCTGCTGCCACTCGGGCTCGCCCTCCTCCGGAACCGGCGGGGTCCAGCCGCGGGGCGGGACGGTGCCGATCGGGAAGCGGATGTCGACCTTCGCCTGGAGCGAGAGCTCCTTGGCGTCGAACGCCATGATCGCCTCGGCGGCCGAGCCGAACGCGCGGCCCTCACCGATGACCTTGCGCTCCTCTTCATCCGTGGTGAGGAAGAAGAGACCGAGCACCATGTCCTGGGTCGGCATGGTGACCGGACGGCCGTCGGCGGGCTTGAGGATGTTGTTCGAGGACAGCATCAGGATGCGGGCCTCGGCCTGGGCCTCCGCGGACAGCGGGAGGTGGACGGCCATCTGGTCACCGTCGAAGTCCGCGTTGAACGCGGTGCAGACGAGCGGGTGAATCTGAATGGCCTTGCCCTCGACCAGCTGCGGCTCGAAGGCCTGGATGCCCAGACGGTGCAGCGTGGGCGCACGGTTCAGCAGCACCGGGTGCTCGGCGATGACCTCTTCGAGCACGTCGTAGACGACCGTGCGGCCGCGCTCGACCATGCGCTTCGCGCTCTTGATGTTCTGCGCGTGGTTGAGGTCCACCAGGCGCTTCATCACGAACGGCTTGAAGAGCTCCAGCGCCATGGCCTTGGGCAGACCGCACTGGTGCAGCTTGAGCTGCGGGCCGACGACGATGACGGAACGCGCCGAGTAGTCGACTCGCTTACCGAGCAGGTTCTGACGGAAGCGGCCCTGCTTACCCTTCAGCATGTCGCTGAGGGACTTCAGCGGACGGTTACCGGGACCGGTGACCGGGCGACCACGGCGGCCGTT is part of the Streptomyces platensis genome and harbors:
- the fusA gene encoding elongation factor G, whose translation is MATTSLDLAKVRNIGIMAHIDAGKTTTTERILFYTGVSYKIGEVHDGAATMDWMEQEQERGITITSAATTCHWPLEDVDNTINIIDTPGHVDFTVEVERSLRVLDGAVTVFDGVAGVEPQSETVWRQADRYGVPRICFVNKLDRTGAEFHRCVDMIVDRLGATPIVMQLPIGTEADFKGVVDLVTMKALVWSAEAAKGEMYDTVDIPDTHIEAADEWRGKLLEAVAENDEEVMELYLEGQEPTVEQLYAAIRRITIASGKAENTTVTPVFCGTAFKNKGVQPLLDAVVRYLPSPLDVEAIEGHSVKDPEEVVKRQPSESEPLAALAFKIASDPHLGKLTFIRIYSGRLEAGSQVQNSVKGKKERIGKIYRMHANKREEIESVGAGDIVAVMGLKQTTTGETLCDAGNPVILESMEFPAPVIQVAIEPKSKGDQEKLGVAIQRLAEEDPSFQVHTDEETGQTIIAGMGELHLDVLVDRMKREFRVEANVGKPQVAYRETLRKAVERLDYTHKKQTGGSGQFAKVQIAIAPLEGDGYEFENKVTGGRIPREYIPSVDAGCQEAMEFGVLAGYPLTGVKVTLLDGAFHEVDSSEMAFKIAGSMAFKEAARKASPALLEPMMKVEVTTPEDYMGDVIGDINSRRGQIQSMEERSGAKLVTGLVPLSEMFGYVGDLRSKTSGRASYSMQFDSYAEVPRNVAEEIIAKAKGE
- the rpsG gene encoding 30S ribosomal protein S7 — encoded protein: MPRKGPAPKRPVIIDPVYGSPLVTSLINKVLLNGKRSTAERIVYGAMEGLREKTGNDPVITLKRALENIKPTLEVKSRRVGGATYQVPVEVKPGRAGTLSLRWLVGYSRARREKTMTERLMNELLDASNGLGASVKKREDTHKMAESNKAFAHYRW
- the rpsL gene encoding 30S ribosomal protein S12 produces the protein MPTIQQLVRKGRQDKVEKNKTPALEGSPQRRGVCTRVFTTTPKKPNSALRKVARVRLTSGIEVTAYIPGEGHNLQEHSIVLVRGGRVKDLPGVRYKIIRGSLDTQGVKNRKQARSRYGAKKEK
- a CDS encoding DUF1707 and DUF4190 domain-containing protein, with translation MRASHADRERTVDVLKAGFAEGRLQQPEYEQRITRAYKAQTHAELQMLVADLPQGPVPQAQFVPQRPMVPATFMPMQMPVPVTTNSSATGALVCGLMTPVTWGLTAIPAVILGHKARAEIRRSGERGDGQALTGLIVGWLAIGGWALFLLVFILSAAANL
- a CDS encoding DNA-directed RNA polymerase subunit beta' codes for the protein MLDVNFFDELRIGLATADDIRQWSHGEVKKPETINYRTLKPEKDGLFCEKIFGPTRDWECYCGKYKRVRFKGIICERCGVEVTRAKVRRERMGHIELAAPVTHIWYFKGVPSRLGYLLDLAPKDLEKVIYFAAYMITWVDEERRTRDLPSLEAHVSVERQQIEQRRDSDLEARAKKLETDLAELEAEGAKADVRRKVREGAEREMKQLRDRAQREIDRLDEVWNRFKNLKVQDLEGDELLYRELRDRFGTYFDGSMGAAALQKRLETFDLDEEAERLREIIRTGKGQKKTRALKRLKVVSAFLQTRNSPKGMVLDCIPVIPPDLRPMVQLDGGRFATSDLNDLYRRVINRNNRLKRLLDLGAPEIIVNNEKRMLQEAVDALFDNGRRGRPVTGPGNRPLKSLSDMLKGKQGRFRQNLLGKRVDYSARSVIVVGPQLKLHQCGLPKAMALELFKPFVMKRLVDLNHAQNIKSAKRMVERGRTVVYDVLEEVIAEHPVLLNRAPTLHRLGIQAFEPQLVEGKAIQIHPLVCTAFNADFDGDQMAVHLPLSAEAQAEARILMLSSNNILKPADGRPVTMPTQDMVLGLFFLTTDEEERKVIGEGRAFGSAAEAIMAFDAKELSLQAKVDIRFPIGTVPPRGWTPPVPEEGEPEWQQGDSFRLRTTLGRALFNELLPEDYPFVDYSVGKKQLSAIVNDLAERYPKVIVAATLDNLKAAGFHWATRSGVTVAVSDIVVPEAKKAIVAGYEAQDEKVQKQYERGLITKDERTQELINIWTKATNEVSEAMNENFPKTNPIFMMVDSGARGNMMQMRQIAGMRGLVSNAKNETIPRPIKASFREGLSVLEYFISTHGARKGLADTALRTADSGYLTRRLVDVSQDVIIREEDCGTERGLKLRIASKDAAGVLRKADDVESSVYARMLAEDVVVDGKVVAPANVDLGDVLIDALVNAGVEEVKTRSVLTCESAVGTCAFCYGRSLATGKLVDIGEAVGIIAAQSIGEPGTQLTMRTFHTGGVAGDDITLGLPRVVELFEARTPKGVAPISEAAGRVRIEETEKTKKVVVTPDDGSDEMAYGVSKRARLLVGEGDHVTVGQPMTVGAVNPHDVLRILGQRAVQVHLVGEVQKVYNSQGVAIHDKHIEIIIRQMLRRVTIIESGDAELLPGELVERTKFEGENRRVVAEGGHPASGRPQLMGITKASLATESWLSAASFQETTRVLTDAAINAKSDSLIGLKENVIIGKLIPAGTGLSRYRNIRVEPTEEAKAAMYSAVGYDDIDYSPFGTGSGQAVPLEDYDYGPYNQ